One Acidiferrobacter thiooxydans DNA window includes the following coding sequences:
- a CDS encoding polysaccharide deacetylase family protein — MPDIIIAVKVDVDTERGTRLGVPALARVFDELGIRATFFFSLGPDNTGRALRRVFRPGFLKKVRRTSVIGTYGMRTLLNGVLWPGPYIGRRHADVMRAIRDAGHEVGIHCYDHIRWQDGLHRMRLAEVRAEFGRARTEFARVFGVAATAAAAAGWQADAHSLTVYDEAGLAYASDTRGSTPFFPAVRGQRFRTLQIPTTLPTLDELMGRPDFPDELLATHYFSLLHRNAVNVMTVHAEIEGLVKRDWFREFLTRAVSMRVQFLTLAAVAQTVLAQPDAVPVNELVQGEIDGRSGTLAVQGGAIA, encoded by the coding sequence ATGCCCGACATCATCATTGCCGTAAAGGTCGATGTGGACACCGAGCGTGGCACGCGCCTCGGTGTCCCCGCCTTGGCGCGGGTTTTCGATGAGCTCGGGATACGCGCGACCTTTTTCTTCTCCCTGGGTCCGGACAATACCGGACGGGCCTTGCGGCGGGTCTTTCGTCCCGGGTTCCTGAAAAAGGTCAGACGCACGAGCGTCATCGGCACCTATGGAATGCGTACGTTGTTGAATGGCGTATTGTGGCCGGGCCCGTATATCGGTCGACGCCATGCCGATGTCATGCGCGCCATCCGCGATGCCGGTCACGAGGTCGGCATCCATTGCTACGATCACATCCGCTGGCAAGACGGCCTCCATCGCATGCGTCTTGCCGAGGTGCGCGCGGAGTTTGGCCGGGCACGCACGGAATTCGCGCGCGTCTTCGGGGTCGCGGCCACCGCTGCCGCCGCTGCCGGCTGGCAGGCGGACGCGCACAGCCTCACGGTCTACGACGAGGCGGGGCTCGCCTATGCCAGCGACACGCGCGGCAGCACGCCGTTTTTCCCCGCCGTCCGCGGCCAACGCTTTCGCACGCTCCAGATCCCCACCACGCTCCCGACCCTCGATGAACTCATGGGCCGCCCCGATTTTCCCGACGAGCTGCTCGCCACGCACTATTTTTCCCTGCTGCACCGCAACGCGGTCAACGTGATGACCGTCCATGCCGAGATCGAGGGCCTCGTCAAACGGGACTGGTTCCGCGAGTTCCTGACGCGCGCCGTGTCCATGCGCGTGCAGTTCCTCACGTTGGCGGCGGTCGCCCAGACGGTATTGGCGCAGCCCGACGCGGTGCCGGTCAATGAGCTCGTCCAAGGCGAGATCGATGGGCGTTCGGGGACGCTGGCCGTGCAAGGCGGCGCCATCGCGTGA
- a CDS encoding formyltransferase: MTSSPQVIVFGYHEVGYRCLEWLLSRGVSVPVVFTHEDDARERIWFRSVAGLARDAGVPVLTPSSLKDPAIVARISEWRPDVLYSFYYRNMIPREILAIPRYGAFNMHGSLLPRYRGRVPINWAIIHGERETGATLHHMVARADAGDIVDQEACPIGPDDTAYDVFLKVTEAAVTVLARSHDAIIAGRAPRRPQDESRATTFGGRGPEDGRIDWDRDAVSVFNFVRALTEPYPGAFSALRGARFRVWWGRPVVLAPGDRKPAGCVVSVEPLIVATRDGGFRVDRLEWAEPDAPGRRDFIIGERVG, encoded by the coding sequence ATGACCAGTAGCCCACAGGTTATCGTTTTTGGTTATCACGAGGTCGGCTACCGCTGCCTTGAGTGGCTGCTGTCACGCGGCGTCTCTGTCCCGGTGGTCTTTACCCACGAGGATGATGCCCGCGAGCGGATCTGGTTTCGATCGGTCGCCGGTCTCGCGCGCGATGCCGGAGTGCCGGTCCTCACCCCCTCGTCCTTGAAAGACCCGGCGATCGTCGCGCGGATTTCCGAATGGCGTCCGGATGTGCTCTACTCGTTCTATTACCGAAACATGATCCCGCGCGAGATCCTCGCGATTCCGCGCTACGGCGCCTTCAATATGCATGGATCGTTATTGCCGCGGTACCGCGGGCGGGTGCCCATCAATTGGGCGATCATCCACGGCGAACGGGAGACCGGCGCGACCCTCCATCATATGGTCGCGCGCGCCGATGCCGGTGATATAGTCGATCAAGAGGCCTGTCCTATCGGCCCCGACGACACCGCTTACGACGTGTTTCTGAAGGTGACGGAGGCGGCGGTCACGGTGCTCGCGCGCAGCCACGACGCCATCATCGCCGGCCGTGCGCCGCGCCGCCCGCAGGATGAGAGTCGGGCGACCACCTTTGGCGGCAGGGGACCGGAGGATGGGCGCATAGACTGGGATCGTGACGCGGTGTCGGTCTTCAATTTCGTGCGCGCGCTCACCGAGCCCTATCCCGGGGCCTTCAGCGCGCTGCGTGGGGCGCGCTTTCGGGTCTGGTGGGGTCGGCCGGTCGTGCTCGCCCCCGGGGACCGCAAGCCCGCGGGGTGTGTCGTCTCCGTGGAGCCGCTCATCGTGGCGACCCGCGATGGGGGGTTTCGGGTGGACAGGCTCGAGTGGGCTGAGCCGGATGCCCCCGGACGCCGGGATTTCATCATTGGGGAGCGCGTCGGCTGA
- a CDS encoding histone-like protein 2, translating to MAIKKKAAAPKKAVRKSAPAKASVKKAAVKKSVTKKASVKKASVKKAAPKKASTRMATSTSRTKMAAKKSVTTKTTSTKKKARSKKK from the coding sequence ATGGCAATAAAGAAGAAGGCGGCGGCGCCCAAGAAGGCGGTGCGAAAAAGCGCGCCTGCAAAGGCGTCGGTCAAGAAGGCCGCCGTCAAAAAGTCGGTGACAAAGAAGGCGTCCGTCAAGAAGGCGTCGGTCAAGAAGGCCGCACCGAAGAAGGCGTCAACCCGGATGGCGACGTCGACGTCGCGCACCAAGATGGCAGCCAAGAAGTCGGTGACAACCAAGACCACGTCCACCAAGAAGAAGGCGCGTTCCAAGAAGAAGTAG
- a CDS encoding glycosyltransferase gives MRPYVSAVIPVFNEEENLRPLFERLVAVLDAMGRPYEIVFTNDGSADRSGEILRELHAQRPAQVRVIDFNGNFGQHMAIMAAFEYVRGDVIVTLDADLQNPPEDIPRLIEKIEQGFDVVGGYRRDRQDTWFRRNASRLINMIRARITRIEMRDQGCMLRAYRRHIVDSIATSGEVSTFIPALAYNFAANPTEIEVSHAPRAAGHSKYHIYNLLRLNFDLMTGFSLVPLQVFTMLGFAVSLLSAILVVYLLLQRIFIGPEVQGVFTLFGIMYFLVGLGIFGLGIIGEYIGRIYLEVRKRPRFVIREVVQAIDDQ, from the coding sequence ATGCGTCCGTATGTGAGCGCAGTGATCCCCGTCTTTAACGAGGAGGAGAACCTAAGGCCGCTCTTCGAGCGCCTCGTGGCGGTGCTGGATGCCATGGGACGGCCCTACGAGATCGTGTTTACAAACGACGGCAGCGCCGACCGCTCCGGCGAGATCTTGCGGGAACTCCACGCGCAGCGCCCCGCGCAGGTGCGGGTCATCGATTTCAACGGCAACTTCGGCCAGCATATGGCCATCATGGCGGCCTTCGAGTACGTGCGTGGCGATGTCATCGTGACCCTGGATGCCGACCTCCAGAACCCGCCCGAGGATATCCCGCGCCTCATCGAGAAGATCGAGCAGGGCTTCGATGTCGTCGGTGGTTACCGGCGCGACCGCCAGGATACCTGGTTTAGGCGCAATGCCTCACGGCTTATCAACATGATACGGGCACGCATCACGCGTATCGAAATGCGCGACCAGGGCTGCATGCTGCGCGCCTACCGGCGGCACATTGTCGACAGTATCGCGACGAGCGGCGAGGTCTCCACCTTCATCCCGGCGCTCGCCTATAACTTCGCGGCCAATCCGACCGAGATCGAGGTATCCCATGCGCCGCGCGCCGCCGGCCACTCGAAGTATCATATCTACAACCTTCTGCGGTTGAACTTCGATCTCATGACCGGCTTTTCGCTGGTACCGCTGCAGGTCTTCACCATGCTCGGCTTCGCGGTATCGCTTTTGAGCGCCATCCTCGTGGTCTATCTCCTTTTGCAGCGTATCTTTATCGGACCCGAGGTCCAGGGCGTCTTCACGCTGTTTGGCATCATGTATTTCCTTGTGGGCCTCGGGATCTTCGGCCTCGGGATCATCGGCGAGTATATCGGGCGGATCTATCTCGAGGTCCGCAAGCGCCCGCGTTTCGTGATCCGCGAGGTCGTTCAGGCCATCGATGACCAGTAG
- the bioB gene encoding biotin synthase BioB: MTHTTHAVEDLFAHAFFDLLFEAHTVHRRHFDANEIQISTLLSIKTGGCPEDCGYCPQSRRHDTGVQDEALLDIDEVLAAARRAKASGAGRFCMGAAWRGPKERDLKRVAEMIAAIRGLGLETCATLGLLREGQAEQLAEAGLDYYNHNLDTSPEFYKEVIGTRTYDDRLETLARVRKAGLKVCCGGIVGMGETRHDRAGLIAQLAALDPPPESVPINLLVRVPGTPLGDEPSLEPFEFVRTIAVARICLPTSRVRIAAGREGMSEELQALCYFAGANSIFAGDMLLTTPNPKVAADQALFAKLGLKTSSCAGDRAAQTADRAATHGAGSGPRARA, from the coding sequence ATGACCCACACAACGCACGCCGTTGAAGACCTTTTTGCCCACGCCTTTTTCGATCTTCTGTTCGAGGCCCATACCGTCCATAGGCGTCACTTCGATGCCAACGAGATCCAGATCAGCACGCTGCTCTCGATCAAGACCGGTGGCTGTCCGGAGGATTGCGGATACTGCCCGCAGTCGCGGCGTCATGACACGGGTGTTCAGGACGAGGCCTTGCTCGATATCGACGAGGTGCTGGCGGCCGCGCGCCGCGCCAAGGCAAGCGGGGCCGGACGCTTTTGCATGGGGGCGGCATGGCGTGGTCCCAAGGAGCGCGACCTAAAGCGCGTGGCGGAGATGATCGCCGCAATCCGCGGCCTGGGACTCGAGACCTGCGCGACGCTCGGGCTTTTGCGCGAAGGCCAGGCCGAGCAGCTGGCCGAGGCCGGACTCGATTATTACAACCATAACCTTGATACCAGTCCGGAATTCTATAAAGAGGTAATCGGGACGCGGACCTATGACGACCGCCTAGAGACGCTCGCGCGGGTGCGCAAGGCCGGGCTCAAGGTGTGCTGCGGGGGGATAGTAGGCATGGGGGAGACGCGCCACGACCGCGCCGGACTCATCGCCCAACTCGCGGCGCTCGATCCGCCGCCGGAGAGCGTGCCGATCAATCTTTTGGTGCGCGTACCGGGGACACCGCTCGGGGATGAACCGAGCCTGGAGCCCTTCGAGTTCGTGCGCACCATCGCCGTGGCGCGCATCTGTCTGCCGACGAGCCGCGTACGCATCGCCGCGGGTCGCGAAGGCATGAGCGAGGAGCTGCAGGCCTTGTGTTACTTCGCCGGCGCCAATTCGATCTTCGCGGGCGACATGCTGCTCACCACGCCAAACCCCAAGGTCGCCGCCGATCAGGCATTGTTTGCCAAGCTCGGCCTCAAGACCTCCTCTTGTGCGGGCGATAGGGCGGCACAGACAGCGGATCGAGCGGCCACTCATGGCGCGGGTAGCGGGCCGCGAGCGCGCGCCTGA
- a CDS encoding DegT/DnrJ/EryC1/StrS family aminotransferase, whose translation MSDFEGDFLPFSRPTLSEEAIAEVVACLRSGWITTGPRVKRFEEALKAYTGGAFALALSSATAGLHLTLAALRLVPGEEVITSPMTFAATLNTIVIAGGRPVLVDVERDGYNIDVGRIEAAITPRTRAIVPVHFAGVPVDLDPLYALAHRHGLRVIEDAAHAIGAEYKDRRIGAFGDTQVFSFHPNKNITTGEGGAVMTSDEGLAADVALARFHGMDREAWNRFGKQGSAHYEIIAPGFKYNMMDMQAALGLHQLPALDDFIRRRTELAERYRKHLADWPQWELPAAPRYDHRPAWHLFAPLLNVEAAGMDRERFMAEMKARNIGTAIHYRAAHLYPYYRDRYGYRLGDFPRAERISERIVSLPLFPAMTDADQDRVIAAMADVFARA comes from the coding sequence CGATTGCCGAGGTCGTAGCCTGTCTGCGCTCGGGCTGGATTACCACAGGACCCCGCGTCAAGCGGTTCGAGGAGGCCCTCAAGGCCTATACGGGTGGGGCCTTTGCGTTGGCCTTGTCGTCGGCGACCGCCGGTCTGCATCTGACGCTCGCCGCCCTGCGCCTGGTCCCGGGCGAGGAGGTGATCACCTCCCCCATGACCTTTGCCGCGACGTTGAACACTATCGTCATCGCCGGCGGCCGACCGGTGCTCGTCGATGTCGAGCGCGATGGCTACAACATCGACGTCGGCCGCATCGAGGCGGCCATCACGCCGCGCACGCGCGCCATCGTGCCGGTCCATTTCGCCGGGGTACCCGTGGACCTCGATCCCTTGTATGCGCTGGCCCACCGGCATGGCCTGCGGGTGATCGAAGACGCCGCGCACGCCATAGGGGCCGAATACAAGGATCGGCGCATCGGCGCCTTCGGCGACACGCAGGTATTCAGTTTTCATCCCAACAAGAACATTACGACGGGCGAAGGCGGGGCCGTCATGACATCCGATGAGGGCCTGGCCGCGGACGTCGCCCTGGCGCGTTTTCACGGCATGGACCGGGAGGCCTGGAATCGCTTCGGCAAGCAGGGGTCTGCGCACTACGAGATCATAGCGCCCGGGTTCAAATACAACATGATGGACATGCAGGCGGCACTCGGCCTGCACCAGCTCCCGGCCCTTGATGACTTCATCCGTCGCCGCACCGAGCTTGCCGAGCGTTACCGCAAGCATCTCGCCGACTGGCCGCAATGGGAGCTACCGGCCGCGCCGCGCTATGATCATCGCCCGGCCTGGCATCTGTTCGCGCCGCTTTTGAACGTGGAGGCCGCAGGCATGGACCGCGAGCGCTTCATGGCCGAGATGAAGGCACGCAATATCGGCACGGCCATTCATTACCGCGCGGCCCACCTCTACCCCTATTATAGGGACCGCTACGGGTATCGGCTCGGCGATTTCCCGCGCGCCGAACGCATCTCCGAGCGCATCGTGAGCCTGCCGTTGTTTCCCGCCATGACGGACGCCGATCAGGACCGCGTGATCGCGGCTATGGCCGACGTCTTTGCCCGGGCCTGA
- a CDS encoding UDP-glucose dehydrogenase family protein, protein MQLTVVGTGYVGLVTGACFAEMGNEVTCVDIDERKIENLKRGILPIYEPGLETIVSGNVSAKRLQFSTSLQDALAASDVYFIAVGTPPNTDGSADLRYVLDVARDIGRYLSHYAIIVDKSTVPVGTAERVREAIAAELQARGVDIPFDVVSNPEFLKEGDAVADFMRPDRVIVGCDSDTARDRMRDLYATFMRNHERLLFMSVRAAEMTKYAANAMLATKISFINEIANLCERLDVDVESVRRGIGSDSRIGYSFIYPGCGYGGSCFPKDVKAIIRMADDCGFEPVVLKAVEARNEQQKQLLFGHIVREYGNDLKGRRFALWGLAFKPGTDDMREASSIVLLNALIAAGARVTAYDPVATQAAHAELPESWFKSGALVLANDQYQALEGADALILVTEWKPFRHPDFERMGRLLKEPRIFDGRNQYDPQRLGEAGFRYTGIGRSNIRQPE, encoded by the coding sequence ATGCAATTGACCGTGGTTGGCACGGGTTACGTGGGGCTCGTAACAGGCGCATGCTTTGCCGAGATGGGCAACGAGGTCACCTGCGTCGACATAGACGAACGCAAGATCGAGAATCTCAAACGGGGCATACTGCCGATATACGAGCCGGGGCTCGAGACCATCGTAAGCGGCAATGTGAGCGCAAAGCGCCTACAGTTTAGCACCTCGCTTCAAGACGCCTTGGCCGCGAGCGATGTCTACTTCATAGCCGTGGGCACGCCGCCCAACACAGACGGTTCGGCAGACCTGCGCTATGTTCTTGACGTAGCCCGCGACATCGGCCGCTACCTGAGTCACTACGCCATAATCGTCGACAAGTCGACCGTGCCGGTCGGAACCGCGGAGCGCGTACGCGAGGCGATCGCAGCCGAGCTTCAGGCCCGCGGGGTCGACATCCCCTTCGATGTCGTGAGCAATCCGGAGTTTTTGAAGGAAGGCGACGCCGTGGCCGATTTCATGCGGCCCGACCGCGTCATCGTCGGATGCGACTCCGATACGGCGCGTGACCGCATGCGGGACCTCTATGCGACCTTCATGCGCAATCATGAGCGCCTGCTGTTCATGAGCGTGCGCGCGGCGGAAATGACGAAATACGCCGCCAACGCCATGCTGGCGACGAAGATATCGTTTATCAACGAGATCGCGAATCTTTGTGAGCGTCTGGACGTGGACGTGGAAAGTGTCCGCCGCGGCATAGGATCGGACAGTCGTATAGGCTACTCGTTCATCTATCCCGGCTGCGGCTATGGCGGGTCGTGCTTCCCGAAGGATGTCAAGGCCATCATTCGCATGGCCGACGATTGCGGATTCGAGCCTGTGGTCTTGAAGGCGGTCGAGGCGCGCAACGAACAACAAAAACAGCTGCTGTTTGGGCATATCGTCCGCGAATACGGCAACGACCTCAAAGGACGCCGTTTCGCGCTTTGGGGGCTCGCCTTCAAGCCCGGAACGGATGACATGCGCGAGGCCTCGTCGATCGTGCTCCTGAACGCCTTGATCGCGGCGGGCGCGCGGGTCACGGCCTACGATCCCGTGGCGACCCAGGCGGCGCACGCCGAGCTCCCGGAGTCCTGGTTCAAAAGCGGCGCGCTTGTGCTCGCGAATGATCAATACCAGGCCCTGGAGGGGGCCGACGCCCTGATCCTGGTCACGGAATGGAAGCCTTTCCGGCACCCGGATTTCGAGCGCATGGGGCGACTTCTCAAGGAACCGCGCATCTTCGATGGCCGCAACCAATACGACCCGCAACGCCTCGGCGAGGCGGGATTCCGCTATACGGGCATCGGGCGCTCGAATATCCGTCAACCGGAATGA
- the hrpB gene encoding ATP-dependent helicase HrpB, with protein sequence MTGPGLDALPVAACIGDLRAALSDHGVVLLSAPTGSGKTTAIPPALLDLPALGSRKILMLEPRRLAARLACEWMASVIHERPGATIGYRTGTETAVSGATRIEVMTEGVLTRRLQRDPELADTGLVIFDEVHERHLATDLGLALVRDIQLGLRTDLRVLLMSATLSDTAFTRYFPDAPLVESQGRQFPVAIDYLPRAAGLRLDRLVRDGVLRVLAVTRGDVLVFLPGLREIAHCERALEGDMAAMGITLRRLHGAMSGAEQDLVREREGPRRVILASAVAQSSITLPRVDGVVDAGLVRTACFDHANGFTRLVTSPASQDIADQRAGRAGRVRPGHCLRLWTPEDHRGRPRFARPEIEQADLSALALDLAAWGTPDAAGLHWLTPPPSAAFAAARRRLHELGLVALDGTITTVGRRTVDHGFSPRLGAALACAAPAHQPLLCAVAAIVDERDTVRDRDDVALATRLTWLRTHPDSAAARRMRRLAARVRVPAWNGEGAHDEELARLLLPVYGDRVALCVERGETAVFKLACGPRARLALADPLSRQDALLALIVEETAEGPWMRLAVPLSGSLWDDAQRSAVERLCVRWDERTYTFAAYKERRLGDIRLQALPCAVPRDADFPEALEAAVRRAGLAALPWTEEALALRARLAWLASLPSREGWPDVSDAALVSHVQWLSAAVIAPRGQTAAASVDVARGLYHGLLSSVQRHEIDRLAPASVPLRSGRPYPLRYTGGGPPVLAAPVQEFLGMTETPRLDAGRVAVTVELLSPARRPLQVTSDLQGFWRGAYPELRRALAARYPRHEWPLDPLSVPPYRPHKRRS encoded by the coding sequence GTGACGGGCCCCGGGCTCGACGCGTTACCGGTTGCTGCCTGTATCGGCGATCTTCGGGCGGCGTTGTCAGACCATGGCGTGGTGCTCCTGTCGGCGCCGACCGGTAGCGGCAAGACCACCGCCATACCCCCCGCGCTGCTTGATCTGCCCGCCCTCGGCTCGCGCAAGATCCTCATGCTCGAGCCGCGCAGGCTCGCGGCGCGTCTGGCCTGTGAATGGATGGCCTCGGTCATCCACGAGCGTCCCGGCGCCACGATCGGCTATCGTACCGGCACCGAGACCGCAGTCTCGGGGGCGACGCGCATCGAGGTCATGACCGAGGGTGTGTTGACCCGCCGCCTGCAGCGCGATCCCGAGCTTGCCGACACCGGTCTTGTGATCTTCGACGAGGTGCATGAGCGACATCTGGCGACGGACCTGGGCCTGGCGCTGGTTCGCGATATCCAGTTAGGCCTGCGTACCGATCTGCGCGTCCTGCTCATGTCGGCGACGCTCTCCGATACCGCGTTCACCCGGTATTTTCCGGATGCGCCGCTCGTGGAATCACAGGGACGGCAATTCCCCGTGGCCATCGACTATCTCCCGCGGGCCGCCGGCCTGCGCCTCGACCGGCTCGTACGCGATGGCGTGCTGCGCGTCCTCGCCGTCACCCGTGGTGATGTGCTGGTGTTTCTGCCAGGCCTGCGTGAGATCGCGCACTGCGAGCGCGCGCTGGAAGGCGATATGGCGGCCATGGGTATTACGCTTCGCCGCCTCCACGGCGCGATGTCGGGCGCGGAGCAGGATCTGGTACGAGAGCGCGAGGGACCGCGGCGCGTGATCCTTGCAAGCGCGGTCGCGCAGAGCAGCATCACATTGCCGCGCGTCGACGGCGTCGTCGACGCGGGCCTTGTCCGCACCGCCTGTTTCGATCATGCCAACGGCTTTACGCGGCTCGTTACGTCCCCGGCAAGCCAGGACATCGCCGACCAGCGCGCCGGGCGCGCGGGACGCGTGCGCCCCGGTCATTGCCTGCGGCTATGGACCCCGGAAGATCACCGTGGCCGACCCCGTTTCGCGCGGCCGGAGATCGAGCAGGCCGACCTCAGCGCGTTGGCGCTCGATCTCGCCGCCTGGGGTACGCCGGACGCTGCCGGCCTGCATTGGCTTACGCCCCCTCCGTCTGCGGCCTTCGCGGCTGCGCGCCGACGGCTCCACGAGCTCGGGCTTGTCGCCCTGGACGGCACGATCACAACCGTCGGTCGCCGTACCGTGGATCATGGGTTCAGTCCGCGCCTGGGCGCAGCCCTCGCCTGCGCCGCGCCCGCACACCAGCCGTTATTGTGTGCCGTGGCGGCGATCGTAGACGAGCGTGACACGGTTCGTGATCGCGATGACGTCGCGCTCGCCACGCGGCTTACGTGGTTGCGGACGCATCCCGACTCGGCGGCCGCGCGGCGCATGCGTCGTCTCGCGGCGCGCGTACGCGTGCCGGCCTGGAACGGTGAGGGCGCGCATGATGAAGAGCTGGCGCGGCTTCTCCTGCCGGTCTACGGTGATCGCGTCGCTTTGTGTGTGGAGCGCGGTGAGACCGCAGTCTTCAAGCTGGCCTGCGGTCCACGCGCGCGCCTTGCGCTTGCCGACCCCTTGAGCCGCCAGGATGCGCTCTTGGCGCTGATCGTCGAGGAGACCGCTGAGGGTCCGTGGATGCGCCTGGCGGTGCCCCTCTCTGGATCCTTGTGGGACGACGCCCAGCGATCGGCCGTCGAACGCCTATGCGTGCGTTGGGATGAACGCACATATACCTTTGCGGCGTACAAGGAGCGGCGTCTGGGCGACATCCGCTTGCAGGCACTCCCCTGTGCCGTCCCCCGAGATGCGGATTTCCCGGAGGCCCTGGAGGCCGCGGTGCGACGCGCGGGTCTTGCCGCGCTTCCGTGGACCGAGGAGGCGTTGGCCCTGCGCGCGCGGCTCGCGTGGCTCGCGTCCTTACCGTCTCGCGAGGGCTGGCCCGATGTCAGTGATGCCGCGCTCGTCAGCCACGTCCAGTGGCTTTCGGCGGCGGTCATTGCGCCCCGCGGCCAGACTGCCGCGGCGTCCGTGGACGTGGCTCGCGGGCTCTATCATGGGCTGCTCTCATCCGTCCAACGACACGAGATCGACCGTCTGGCGCCGGCCTCGGTGCCGCTGCGTTCGGGCCGCCCGTATCCGCTTCGCTATACCGGCGGCGGCCCCCCGGTGCTCGCCGCTCCCGTGCAGGAATTCTTGGGGATGACCGAGACGCCCCGGCTGGACGCCGGCCGCGTCGCGGTCACGGTGGAGCTGCTTTCGCCCGCGCGCCGGCCGCTGCAGGTGACCTCCGACCTCCAGGGCTTCTGGCGGGGCGCCTATCCCGAGCTCAGGCGCGCGCTCGCGGCCCGCTACCCGCGCCATGAGTGGCCGCTCGATCCGCTGTCTGTGCCGCCCTATCGCCCGCACAAGAGGAGGTCTTGA
- a CDS encoding TraR/DksA family transcriptional regulator, whose protein sequence is MTELTATRLQTLKDQLTRRRQDLLAMIQAGTSDAGHDNLRRITGEVADSGDESTALQQTDLNLAEMENEVRDLRAVDRALERMKEGVYGQCTECGHHIPYARLEAYPTAERCTDCQTRYERLYGGRDVTPSL, encoded by the coding sequence ATGACCGAGCTTACCGCAACCAGGCTTCAGACATTGAAAGACCAGCTCACGCGCCGGCGCCAGGACCTGCTCGCCATGATCCAGGCCGGAACCAGCGATGCCGGTCATGACAATCTGCGCCGCATAACAGGTGAGGTCGCGGATTCGGGCGACGAATCAACAGCCCTCCAACAGACCGATCTGAACCTTGCCGAGATGGAAAACGAGGTACGCGATCTGCGCGCCGTCGACCGTGCCCTGGAGCGCATGAAGGAAGGCGTTTACGGGCAATGCACCGAGTGCGGGCACCACATCCCCTACGCGCGCCTCGAGGCCTACCCAACCGCTGAGCGCTGCACCGATTGTCAGACGCGCTACGAACGGCTCTACGGGGGGCGTGACGTGACACCGTCGCTTTGA
- a CDS encoding bifunctional UDP-4-keto-pentose/UDP-xylose synthase, which yields MALKVLILGVNGFIGNSLTQAILEQKDWEIYGMDMNNDKLETCLGNPRFHFVEGDITVNREWIEYHIKKCDVVLPLVAIATPATYVTDPLRVFELDFEANLDIVRKCVRYKRRVLFPSTSEVYGMSADTPFNEETSHLVLGPIHKQRWIYSCSKQLMDRVIYAYGKEGLPFTLFRPFNWIGPKLDNILEPKEGSSRVLTQFLGNILRGKDIQLVDGGNQRRSFTYIDDGVDALLRIIENRDGCADGRIFNIGNPANDCSIKELADALVTLVRSYPRYAALADQVKVVAVNSKEYYGEGYQDILTRVPSIENARNYLGWEPRTDLTTALKKTLDYHLDRPSQELQ from the coding sequence ATGGCCTTGAAAGTCCTGATTCTAGGAGTGAACGGATTCATAGGTAACAGCCTGACCCAGGCCATCCTCGAGCAAAAGGACTGGGAGATCTATGGCATGGACATGAATAACGACAAGCTCGAGACCTGCCTCGGCAATCCGCGATTCCATTTCGTGGAGGGCGATATCACGGTCAATCGCGAGTGGATCGAATATCACATCAAGAAGTGCGATGTCGTGTTGCCGTTGGTGGCCATCGCCACGCCTGCCACCTATGTCACAGACCCCCTGCGGGTCTTCGAGCTGGATTTCGAGGCCAATCTCGATATCGTGCGCAAATGCGTGCGCTATAAGCGCCGCGTGCTGTTTCCCTCGACGTCCGAGGTCTATGGCATGAGCGCCGATACCCCCTTCAACGAGGAGACGAGCCATCTGGTGCTGGGCCCCATCCACAAGCAGCGCTGGATTTATTCCTGCTCGAAGCAGCTCATGGACCGCGTCATCTATGCCTATGGCAAGGAAGGCCTGCCCTTTACCCTATTTCGCCCCTTCAATTGGATCGGACCCAAGCTCGACAACATCCTCGAGCCCAAGGAAGGGAGTTCGCGCGTCCTCACCCAGTTTCTCGGCAATATCCTGCGCGGCAAGGATATCCAGCTCGTCGACGGCGGCAATCAGAGACGCAGCTTTACGTATATCGATGATGGCGTCGACGCCCTGTTGCGCATCATAGAAAACCGCGACGGCTGCGCCGACGGCCGCATCTTCAATATCGGCAACCCGGCCAACGATTGCTCCATCAAAGAGCTCGCGGATGCGCTCGTGACCCTGGTCCGGTCCTATCCCCGGTATGCGGCGTTGGCCGACCAGGTGAAGGTTGTGGCGGTCAACTCGAAGGAATATTACGGCGAGGGTTATCAGGATATTCTGACGCGCGTACCTTCGATCGAGAATGCCCGCAATTATCTCGGCTGGGAGCCGCGCACCGATCTTACGACCGCCTTGAAGAAGACTCTCGACTACCATCTCGATCGTCCATCTCAGGAACTGCAATAA